Part of the Paludisphaera borealis genome, CGGCCGAGGACGCCGCCAAGAACAAGCTCGACGACGCCCAGAAGGCGTTCGACAAGCAAGTCGACCAGGTCAAGACCCGAACCGACCTCGACGAGCGGACCAAGGAGATCATGCTGGCCAACCTCCAGGAGGTCGCCCAGCGCCGGCTCGACGTCGAAAAGCAGAAGATCGAGGACGAGAAGCTCAACCAGATCCGCGAGGGCAAGGCCGACTCGGAGCAGAAGACCCGGGCCATCGAGAACCGGGTCCGCTACCTGGCCGCGGCGATCCCGCCGCTTCCCCCGCTGATCCTGGGGATCATCGTCTTCATCACCCGGCTCCGTCGCGAGAACCTGGGCGCCAGCCCCAAGCGGCTGGCGGCCTGAGCCCGTCGCAACGTCATCCGCATCCAGAGAACACGCAGGAATCGCAAGAGGAACGATGATGACCGAGCTTTGGAAAACGGGGGTCTTCGTCGCGGTGGCCCTGGCGCTCACCGGGGCCGCCGTGATCACGACCCGAGACCGCGTCACGCGGAACGAAGCGTTCAACGACCAGGGGCAGCCCTTCTTCCCCGAGTTCAAGGACCCCCTGCTCTGCACCGACCTGGAAGTCGTCGACTTCGACCCGTCGACGGCCACCGCCTCGCGGTTCCGGGTCATGTTCAAGGACAACACGTGGGTCATCCCGTCGCACTACGACTACCCGGCCGACGCCCGCGATCGGCTCTCCAAGACGGCCGCCGCCGTCATGGACCTGACCAAGGACTCGATCCGGTCGGACAACGGCGACGACCAGGAAGCCATGGGGGTCATCGACCCGCTTGACGCCAAGGTCAGCGCCCTCAAGGGGCGCGGCAAGCGGATCACGCTCCGCGACGCCTCCGAGAAGGTCCTCGCCGAGTTCGTGATCGGCGACGAGGTCAAGGACCGGTCCGGCCAGCGCTACGTCCGCGTGCCGGGGCAAAAGCGGATCTACGGCGTCGCGGTCAAGGCCGAGCCCTCGACCCGGTTCGCCGACTGGATCGAGACGAACCTCCTCAAGGTCGACGCCGCCAAGCTGCGTAAAATCGAGTTCGACAACTACAAGGTCAACCTCGAACAGGGCTATCAAAAGGGCGAAGTCCTCGACGTCGACCGCAAGGATTCCGCCGCCCCCTGGACGATGCCCGGCCTCGCAGCCGGCCAGGAGGTCAACCCCGACAAGATGAAAGCCGTCACCGACGCCCTGGCCGATCTCAAGATCGTCGGCGTGCGGCTCAAGCCCGCCGGCCTGACGCGCGACCTCAAGAAAAGCGACCAGAAGGGGATCACCCTCACGGCGCCCACCGTCGCCTCGCTCCAAGGCAAGGGCTTCTACATGACCAAGGACGGCCAGCTTCTCTCGAACCAGGGAGACGTCCGGGTCTACACCGACGAGGGGGTCGTCTACACCCTTCGGTTCGGCGAAGTCACGTTCGGCGCCGGCGACGAACTCGAAGTCGGCGAGCGCGACGACGCCGAGAAGAAGAAGGACGAGCCCAAGAAGAAGGACGGCGCGACGGCCGAAAACCGTTACGTGATGGTCACCGTTTCGTTCGACCCCACGCTCATCCCCGAGCCCAGGGTCGAGGAGGCCAAGCCGTCAGTCCCCGTCGGCCAGCTCCCCGCCGACGTGCTCGCCCCCGATCCCAAAGATCCCAAGACGATCGCCGCAGAGGAAGTCGCCAAGAAGAAGGCCGAGATGGAGAAGGCCGAGTACGAGAA contains:
- a CDS encoding DUF4340 domain-containing protein produces the protein MMTELWKTGVFVAVALALTGAAVITTRDRVTRNEAFNDQGQPFFPEFKDPLLCTDLEVVDFDPSTATASRFRVMFKDNTWVIPSHYDYPADARDRLSKTAAAVMDLTKDSIRSDNGDDQEAMGVIDPLDAKVSALKGRGKRITLRDASEKVLAEFVIGDEVKDRSGQRYVRVPGQKRIYGVAVKAEPSTRFADWIETNLLKVDAAKLRKIEFDNYKVNLEQGYQKGEVLDVDRKDSAAPWTMPGLAAGQEVNPDKMKAVTDALADLKIVGVRLKPAGLTRDLKKSDQKGITLTAPTVASLQGKGFYMTKDGQLLSNQGDVRVYTDEGVVYTLRFGEVTFGAGDELEVGERDDAEKKKDEPKKKDGATAENRYVMVTVSFDPTLIPEPRVEEAKPSVPVGQLPADVLAPDPKDPKTIAAEEVAKKKAEMEKAEYEKKIADGKKRAKELTDRFASWYYVTPGASFRSINLDRAALVRPKQVPAPPGGAAGFPGFPGGGEMPTFPDGAGGLPQVHP